The Variovorax paradoxus DNA window ACCTACCGGTTCTACGCGGCGAAGATGAATGCGCAGAGCACCGAACAGCTGATGCTCGAAAGCGCGCTGCGCCATGCCCTGGAGCGTGGCGAACTGGAAATGCACTACCAGCCGAAGATGAATCTGCAGACCGACCGCATCGTCGGTGTCGAGGCGCTGATGCGCTGGCGCCATCCGGTCCTGGGCATGATTCCGCCGGTGCAGTTCATTCCGATCGCCGAAGAGATCGGCTTGATCGTGTCGCTGGGCAAGTGGTCGCTGGAGATGGCTTGCGCCGATTCGCGCGCATGGCAGAAAGCCGGTCTGCCGAAGGTGTTGGTGAGCGTCAATCTGTCGCCGCGCCAATTCGAAAGCCGCACGCTCGTCGCTGACATACGGGCCGTCCTGGAAGCCTCGGGCCTGGAGCCGTCGCTGCTGGAGCTGGAGATCACCGAAGGCGCGGTGATGGCGAACCCCGAGCATGCGGCGGAATTGCTGCGGATGATTCGGGAGATGGGCGTCGGACTCGCCATCGACGATTTCGGAACGGGCTATTCCTCGCTCTCCTACCTGAAGCACTTCCCGCTGTCGACGGTCAAGATCGACCGTTCCTTCATCAACGACCTTTCGCAAGACGCCGACGCACGGGCGCTCATCGACGGCATCATCACCCTGGCCCACGGGTTGCGAATGAAGGTGGTGGCCGAGGGCATCGAGACCACTGCCCAGCTCGACTACCTGCGCAGCCGCGGTTGCGACGAAGCGCAGGGCTATTGGCTGTGCAAGCCCGTGCCTGCCGACGAGGCGCGCAAATTCATGGCGCAACACCTGCGCAACCAGTTTGCTCCATCGGTGGTGGCCTGACGGCTGAACCTCTGAAGCAATCGTCACCGGGCACGTTCGCTCGGACCTTCCGGCAACTTCACAGGAGCATTCATGATTCATTCCACCCAAGGCAGGATACTGGAGCAGACGATCGCCGCGATCGAGGGGCTCGACCTCACGCCGATCAAGTTCAAGGCCTGCCGGAAAGAGGATGGCTACGGCTGGTCGGCCGGCTACGCGGACCGGATGGAGGTGGCCTACAAGCGCTACTTGATGCTGCATGCGAAGCACCCCGACCTGACGCTCGCTCCCGAGCAGGACGTCGACCGCTTCTGGCACATGCACATCCTCGACACGAGAAAGTACGCAGCCGATTGCGAGACCACCTTCGGCTATTTCCTGCACCATTTTCCGTACCTCGGCCTGCGCGGCGAGGACGACGCCAAGGCGCTGCAGGCGGCCTTCCTGGAGATGCAGCGCCTGTCCGCCGAGGAGTTCGGCGAGCCGACGCCCGCGCCGCATCGCGAGCTGAAGGATGCGCCCGCATGGTGCTCGCTGGAGGCAGGCAAACCGGCAGCGGCGTGGTGCTCGCTGGAGGCAGGCAAGCCGGCGGCGGCATGGTGCTCGCTGGAGGCGGGTGCTGGGCCCGGTAGGGTTCCCACGGCAGCGTTCTTGGTGAAGTCCGGTGCATCCGGGCTGGCCGCTTCGCGCGCAGGTTCGGGTTTGGCGTGAACGGCTGAAGGATGGGGCGGGGAACGAGGCGGTGGCTCCATCGCAATCCCGCCACACTTGTTACTCCCGCTCTGCGATTTCCGGCGCCAGACTTGTCTCTCCCGATCGCTCAACCAGGAGATTCAGCCATGACGACTTCCATCGAGAACGGACAGAAGGGCGGCCAGCCCGCCATGCACACGCCACCGGTCGTGTCCCCTCAGGCATGGGAGGCCGCCCGCGAGCAACTGCTCGTGAAGGAAAAGGCCCAGACCCGCGCCCGCGACGCACTGGCCGCCGAGCGCCGGCGCATGCCGTGGATGGCCGTGGAAAAAAACTACGCCTTCGAAGGCCCCGCCGGCAAGGCCAGCCTGCCCGAGCTGTTCGACGGCCGGCGCCAGCTGATCGTCTACCGCGCCTTCTTCGAGCCGGGCGTGTTCGGCTGGCCCGACCACGCCTGCCGCGGCTGCTCCATGGTGGCCGACCAGGTCGCCCACGTTGCCCACCTGAACGCCCGCGACACCACCCTTGTCTTCGTCTCGCGTGCGCCCCAGGCGGACATTGCGCGGCTGAAGGCGCGCATGGGCTGGGAGATCCCGTGGTTCACGCTCACCGACAGCTTCGATGCCGACTTCGGCGTCGACGAGTGGCACGGCACCAACGTGTTCCACCGCGACGACAGCGACCGCGTGTTCCGCACCTACTTCCTCAACAACCGCGGCGACGAGCAGATGGGCAACACCTGGAACTATCTCGACATCACGCCGCTGGGCCGGCAGGAGGTGTGGGAAGACTCGCCCGAGGGCTATCCCCAGACGCCCACCTACAAGTGGTGGAACTGGCACGACAACTACGCCGAAGAGGCCGCGCCCGACAAGAAGTGGGTCGAGATTTCCACCGCCGGCGAGGCGGCATTCCGCGAGCAGAGCCTGAAGGCGAAGCGATGAGCCGGGGCGGGCGGCTTCGCCGAGCGGCGGACGCTCACGCCGAAAGCCGCAGCACCGGCAGGTGCCAGTCCCCGTAGATCCCGCCCAGCCGGAGCGCCACGATCAGCAGCAAGCCCGCCTGAAAGGCCCAGCGGCGCGGTGCTCCGGCGGCCTGCAGGAGCAGGTACGCCGCAATGCCCGCGATGGCGGCGGAACCGTAGATGCCGCTGCTCAGCAGCAGCGGAATGCGGTCAGTGAAGACGTCGCGCAACAGGCCGCCAGCGGCGCCGGTCATGGTGCCGATCAGTATCACCATGAGCGCCGGCAGGCGTCGCTCTTCGGCCACCTGCGCGCCGGTCATCGCAAAGAGTGCCAGGCCCAGTGCATCGGCCAATGCCAGCGCGTGCCCGGGCAGCGGGAGGAAATGCACCCAGGCGATGGCGGCCGCGGTCGCCGCCAGGATCGTGTACACGTAGCGCACTTCGCGAATCCAGAACACCGGGTGGCGGTCGAGCAGCAGGTCGCGCAGCGTGCCGCCGCCCACGGCCGTGACGGAGGCGATCACCACCACGCCCAGCCAGTCGAGACCCGCGCGGCCCGCCGCCAACACGCCGCTGATGGCGAACACCGCGATGC harbors:
- a CDS encoding glycine-rich domain-containing protein; this translates as MIHSTQGRILEQTIAAIEGLDLTPIKFKACRKEDGYGWSAGYADRMEVAYKRYLMLHAKHPDLTLAPEQDVDRFWHMHILDTRKYAADCETTFGYFLHHFPYLGLRGEDDAKALQAAFLEMQRLSAEEFGEPTPAPHRELKDAPAWCSLEAGKPAAAWCSLEAGKPAAAWCSLEAGAGPGRVPTAAFLVKSGASGLAASRAGSGLA
- a CDS encoding trimeric intracellular cation channel family protein, encoding MLLYLLDLAGIAVFAISGVLAAGRAGLDWLGVVVIASVTAVGGGTLRDLLLDRHPVFWIREVRYVYTILAATAAAIAWVHFLPLPGHALALADALGLALFAMTGAQVAEERRLPALMVILIGTMTGAAGGLLRDVFTDRIPLLLSSGIYGSAAIAGIAAYLLLQAAGAPRRWAFQAGLLLIVALRLGGIYGDWHLPVLRLSA
- a CDS encoding DUF899 domain-containing protein, giving the protein MTTSIENGQKGGQPAMHTPPVVSPQAWEAAREQLLVKEKAQTRARDALAAERRRMPWMAVEKNYAFEGPAGKASLPELFDGRRQLIVYRAFFEPGVFGWPDHACRGCSMVADQVAHVAHLNARDTTLVFVSRAPQADIARLKARMGWEIPWFTLTDSFDADFGVDEWHGTNVFHRDDSDRVFRTYFLNNRGDEQMGNTWNYLDITPLGRQEVWEDSPEGYPQTPTYKWWNWHDNYAEEAAPDKKWVEISTAGEAAFREQSLKAKR